In Candidatus Paceibacterota bacterium, the DNA window TATAAATTTTTTGATAATTGGTAACTTTGTATCTATTTTAACGCCACCAAAAATTCCAACAAGTGGTCTCTTTGGTTTTTCTAAAACATTTTTTAAAGTTTTAATTTCTTTCCCTAATAAAATTCCGGCAAAAGATGGAATGTATTTTGTAATTCCAACAATAGAAGCATGGACTCTATGAGAAGCGCCAAAAGCATCATTTACAAAAATATCTCCTAAAGAGGCTAACTCTTTTGCAAAATTATTGTCATTCTCTTCCTCTTCTTTATGAAAACGTAAATTTTCAAGTAATAATACCTCACAGGGGCACATTTCCTTTACCATTTTTCTAACATTATCTCCAATACAATCAGGCGCTTTTAATATAGATAAATCTAAATATTCAAAAAGTTTTTCCTGAATATTAGTAAGTCTTAATTTTTCAATTACCTTTCCTTTGGGATTGTCTAAATGACTCATTAAAATCACCTTAGCATTTTTTGAAAGTAAATATTCAATAGTCGGAATTACTTTTCTTATACGAAAATCATCGGTTATTTCCCCTTTTTCGTTAACTGGACAGTTTAGATCACACCTCAAAAGAACTTTTTT includes these proteins:
- a CDS encoding phosphoglycerate kinase; this translates as MKTICDVDVNEKKVLLRCDLNCPVNEKGEITDDFRIRKVIPTIEYLLSKNAKVILMSHLDNPKGKVIEKLRLTNIQEKLFEYLDLSILKAPDCIGDNVRKMVKEMCPCEVLLLENLRFHKEEEENDNNFAKELASLGDIFVNDAFGASHRVHASIVGITKYIPSFAGILLGKEIKTLKNVLEKPKRPLVGIFGGVKIDTKLPIIKKFIDIADFVLIGGKIAEEIEFSNPKLIVAECEKHGFDINEESIEKFKEIIKKAGTIVWNGPLGYFEKPEYEKGTKEIAIAITESKAFKVLGGGETLFAVSKYDLEDKVDFLSTGGGAMLEFLANEKLPGLDPIL